One region of Rubripirellula tenax genomic DNA includes:
- a CDS encoding YHYH protein gives MRIHCFAKVGSKIMNAQLILVVVVAYCLLVTAASNLSAHEGGHHDDSGSATATRTWSIVGRSEHVHGSFVSATDDHVQIRNDNGQLTRIAIDHLVSSDQTWIKTRMAELQMLNRQQGVRLVMQKESAPSDGENSMPKLGQDFKPFEKLLQLRWDDDYFYVGSNGLPEHTMMVGIRAWQQQVPIPQKYLGANAWRIPLHPVPAKNPMSTKNDFLRGAIALAVNGVPIFNPLNNRGDDAFLFGELDEYGGHCGRADDYHYHIAPTHLEEATGSGNPIAYALDGYPIFGYQDEKAADFASLDNLGGHKDASGNYHYHAQKTYPYLNGGFYGEVTRRGGQVDPQPRAEPVRPDLRPLRDAKITGFSRIGNRFELQYDVQGRQGTVTYVLQDDGGIDFTFNELSGKTRTESYRSRMGKPFLPQSNDLGVNLDSDGQPVKAMPRLSVTSPAFAAGDEMPIEFTGDGAGESPPIAWTKGPPGTQCYAINLWHIPGPDDVKSYWLLHGIPADVTSLPQNVRSVGTVGTNDKGKPEYDPMKSKGPGVKQYHITVYALSETPNFPSANVTREQLLKSISGITLAEGTLDFQYTRNRTVSKIIVPGAVLSMFAAVSLWVGSRWLSS, from the coding sequence ATGAGAATTCATTGCTTTGCGAAGGTCGGGTCGAAGATCATGAATGCTCAGTTGATTCTCGTCGTCGTCGTTGCGTACTGTTTGCTTGTCACAGCGGCGTCGAATTTGTCGGCGCATGAAGGTGGGCATCATGACGACTCTGGCTCGGCGACGGCAACTCGTACATGGTCGATCGTTGGGCGAAGCGAACACGTGCATGGGTCGTTCGTCTCGGCGACGGATGACCACGTCCAGATTCGCAACGACAACGGCCAACTCACACGCATCGCGATCGATCACTTGGTGTCATCGGACCAAACGTGGATCAAAACTCGAATGGCAGAGCTGCAAATGCTGAATCGGCAACAGGGCGTGCGGCTTGTCATGCAAAAAGAATCGGCGCCGTCCGATGGCGAAAATTCCATGCCAAAATTGGGACAGGACTTCAAACCCTTCGAGAAACTGCTTCAGCTTCGTTGGGACGACGACTATTTCTACGTTGGATCCAACGGACTGCCGGAACACACCATGATGGTCGGCATTCGCGCGTGGCAACAGCAAGTTCCGATTCCACAGAAGTACCTCGGTGCCAACGCTTGGCGAATTCCGCTGCACCCGGTGCCAGCGAAGAATCCGATGTCGACCAAGAACGATTTCCTGCGCGGGGCCATCGCGTTGGCAGTTAATGGCGTGCCGATCTTCAATCCGCTGAACAATCGAGGCGACGACGCGTTTCTGTTCGGTGAATTGGACGAGTACGGTGGCCACTGCGGCCGCGCCGATGACTATCACTACCACATCGCGCCAACGCATTTGGAAGAAGCAACAGGATCGGGCAATCCGATTGCCTACGCCTTGGATGGCTATCCGATCTTTGGTTACCAAGACGAGAAGGCGGCCGACTTCGCATCGCTCGACAATCTCGGTGGGCACAAAGATGCGTCAGGCAACTATCACTATCACGCGCAAAAGACTTATCCCTATCTCAACGGTGGCTTCTATGGCGAAGTTACCCGACGCGGTGGGCAAGTGGATCCGCAACCGCGTGCCGAACCCGTCCGCCCCGACTTGCGACCCCTGCGCGATGCAAAGATCACTGGCTTCAGCAGAATCGGCAACCGATTCGAATTGCAGTACGACGTGCAGGGCCGTCAAGGAACCGTGACCTATGTCTTGCAAGATGACGGCGGAATTGATTTTACGTTCAATGAACTGTCCGGAAAAACGCGAACCGAGTCTTACCGCAGCAGAATGGGTAAACCGTTCTTGCCGCAATCCAATGACTTGGGAGTCAATCTTGATTCGGACGGGCAACCTGTAAAGGCAATGCCTCGGTTGAGTGTCACCAGCCCTGCGTTTGCAGCGGGCGATGAAATGCCTATCGAGTTCACGGGTGATGGAGCCGGGGAATCGCCGCCCATTGCTTGGACGAAGGGGCCGCCGGGAACGCAGTGCTATGCAATCAATCTCTGGCATATCCCCGGCCCGGATGATGTGAAATCCTATTGGCTGCTGCACGGTATCCCGGCGGATGTGACGAGTTTGCCGCAGAACGTTCGCAGTGTTGGGACGGTGGGCACGAACGACAAAGGGAAACCGGAATACGACCCGATGAAATCGAAGGGCCCCGGTGTCAAGCAATACCACATCACGGTCTATGCGTTGTCGGAAACGCCAAACTTCCCATCCGCAAACGTCACACGCGAACAGCTACTGAAGAGCATCTCGGGAATCACGTTGGCCGAAGGCACATTGGACTTTCAATACACCCGAAACCGAACTGTTTCGAAAATAATCGTTCCCGGCGCGGTACTTTCCATGTTTGCCGCGGTTTCATTGTGGGTCGGTTCCCGTTGGCTCAGCTCTTGA
- a CDS encoding outer membrane protein assembly factor BamB family protein, with product MSRRVASLLFLAASVTVSSQVSYADWSRFRGPNGSGIAESDAPTEFGADKNVRWKLELPGRGISSPIVVGDKVFVTCYTGYGMGDGQGTVEDLMRHLVCVDRASGRTLWTKTVNAKMPEDEFRPPGVTTHGYASNTPTSDGTLVYAFFGKSGVYAYDMDGNEVWNQSVGAEPSFKGFGSAASPIVFEDCVIVNAADESLSIVWLDKATGKEKFRATAEGLGECWTTPIVVNQGGIDHVIVSVIGEVWGLNNATGKLAWYANGVNSRNAQVSAVAGNDGIVYATGEEAVAVRVGGKDDVSDSNTVWEGRVRPRYATPVVLDGHLYSVSGSVFECLDAKTGDRVFQERLPGAPAGGDEGRRGGGESGGGRGERGFGGPGGGGGFGGGGGGGGGGGDYASPVVANGKIYITTNAGMIHVVEAKPEYKLLTSNDMTFDESGFGATPAISDGNLFVRSNTHLYCIGSAE from the coding sequence ATGTCTCGACGTGTGGCTTCACTCCTGTTCTTGGCCGCCAGCGTAACGGTGTCGTCCCAAGTTTCGTACGCCGACTGGTCTCGTTTTCGAGGGCCGAACGGCTCCGGCATCGCCGAGTCGGATGCTCCGACGGAATTCGGTGCTGACAAGAACGTCCGTTGGAAACTGGAGCTACCTGGTCGCGGAATTTCCAGCCCGATCGTGGTCGGCGACAAAGTCTTTGTCACTTGCTATACCGGCTACGGAATGGGAGACGGCCAAGGCACGGTCGAAGATCTGATGCGTCATCTCGTCTGCGTTGACCGCGCATCCGGAAGGACGCTATGGACCAAAACTGTGAACGCCAAAATGCCGGAAGACGAGTTTCGTCCGCCAGGCGTGACAACCCACGGTTACGCAAGTAACACGCCGACGAGCGACGGCACGCTCGTCTATGCGTTCTTTGGAAAGTCGGGCGTCTATGCGTATGACATGGATGGCAACGAAGTTTGGAACCAGAGCGTTGGCGCAGAACCTAGTTTCAAGGGGTTCGGTTCGGCGGCAAGTCCGATTGTGTTCGAGGACTGTGTGATCGTGAACGCCGCTGACGAATCGCTGTCGATCGTTTGGTTGGACAAGGCGACCGGAAAAGAGAAGTTTCGCGCCACGGCCGAAGGGCTGGGCGAATGTTGGACGACGCCAATCGTTGTCAATCAGGGTGGCATCGACCACGTCATCGTTTCGGTGATCGGCGAAGTTTGGGGGCTGAACAACGCGACCGGCAAGCTCGCTTGGTACGCCAACGGAGTGAATTCTCGCAACGCTCAGGTCAGTGCGGTCGCCGGAAATGACGGCATCGTTTACGCGACGGGCGAGGAAGCTGTTGCGGTTCGCGTTGGCGGGAAGGACGACGTTTCGGATTCAAATACTGTTTGGGAAGGTCGTGTAAGGCCTCGCTATGCCACGCCCGTCGTTCTGGACGGACACCTATACTCGGTCAGCGGCTCGGTCTTCGAGTGTCTTGATGCTAAGACCGGCGATAGGGTTTTTCAGGAACGTCTGCCAGGCGCACCAGCGGGCGGTGACGAAGGTCGTCGCGGAGGCGGCGAATCAGGCGGTGGTCGTGGTGAACGAGGCTTCGGCGGACCGGGTGGCGGCGGTGGATTTGGTGGTGGCGGTGGCGGTGGCGGTGGTGGTGGTGACTATGCGTCCCCCGTCGTTGCAAACGGAAAAATCTACATCACCACCAACGCTGGTATGATTCATGTCGTCGAAGCAAAGCCTGAGTACAAGCTGCTGACATCGAATGATATGACGTTCGACGAAAGCGGTTTCGGTGCCACGCCAGCGATCAGCGATGGGAACCTATTCGTACGATCCAATACCCATCTCTATTGCATCGGCTCGGCTGAATAG